A genome region from Mesorhizobium sp. B2-1-8 includes the following:
- a CDS encoding 3-ketoacyl-ACP reductase, whose translation MTRPAAIVTGGARGIGLACAEALADAGFDILVADLADSPVKGLTENIIERGAAFAYHPCDIADLSAHTTLVDATLRAFGRIDCLVNNAGVGAAERGDLLDLKPDNFDRALGVNLRGTVFLSQAVARAMLRQPSDHARSIITITSVSAEMASPERSEYCMSKAGLSMWVKNLALRLAPEDIGVFELRPGIIRTEMTAGVSAKYDALIDSGLVPAKRWGEASDIGAMVAALAAGRLGFSTGSIINVDGALSVPRL comes from the coding sequence ATGACCCGTCCCGCAGCCATCGTCACCGGCGGCGCGCGCGGCATTGGGCTTGCCTGCGCCGAGGCGCTGGCCGATGCCGGCTTCGACATCCTGGTCGCCGATCTTGCCGATAGCCCCGTCAAAGGGCTAACAGAAAATATTATAGAGCGTGGCGCGGCCTTCGCTTACCATCCCTGCGACATCGCTGATCTTTCCGCTCACACCACACTTGTCGACGCTACCCTGCGCGCGTTCGGCCGCATCGATTGCCTGGTCAACAATGCCGGCGTCGGCGCTGCGGAGCGCGGCGACCTGCTGGACCTCAAACCCGACAATTTCGACCGCGCCCTCGGCGTCAACCTGCGCGGCACCGTCTTCCTCAGCCAGGCCGTCGCCAGGGCGATGCTCCGCCAGCCCAGCGATCATGCAAGATCGATCATCACCATCACCTCGGTCAGCGCCGAGATGGCCTCTCCGGAGCGTTCCGAATATTGCATGTCGAAAGCCGGGCTTTCCATGTGGGTGAAGAACCTGGCGCTCAGGCTCGCCCCGGAAGATATCGGCGTGTTCGAACTGCGGCCGGGCATCATCCGCACCGAGATGACGGCAGGCGTCAGCGCCAAATATGACGCTTTGATAGACAGCGGCCTGGTACCGGCGAAACGCTGGGGCGAAGCCTCCGACATCGGCGCCATGGTGGCCGCACTTGCTGCCGGCAGACTGGGCTTTTCGACCGGCTCGATCATCAATGTCGACGGCGCGCTTTCCGTGCCCCGGCTGTGA
- a CDS encoding FAD-dependent oxidoreductase, which yields MAKPDIVIIGSGIGGATIASGLAGSGASILMLERGEPLPSTPHARDTRAIFVDGHYRPKEMWREAGGASFNPGNYYYVGGNSKFFGAVLIRYRKEDFSDMEHFGGVSPAWPFSYDEFEPWYSRAEQLFRVRGTLGEDPTEPFHSIPYAFKPVPDEAPIARARAELKGLGLHPASLPLGVDIETWQKEGRTGWDAFPNTGQGKMDAQTAPLAAALKDENIKLETGAYVECLETAPDGKTISAVHYRQNGEPRKVAPKLVILSAGAVNSAVILLRSPSPGNGKGGGKGLANRSDQVGRNFMNHNSSAMLAIDPRRRNDAVYQKTLMLNDYYLSDGKGGKPLGNVQLLGKIDGNMLKANVKRVPKFALDFMAGHAVDWYLMCEDLPDPESRIMVDGKDIVMQWRRSNMQSLEGLTKVMRENFRACGYPLVLSRPFDKRTPSHQCGTVKMGDDPATSPLDPFCRAFDHRNLFVVDASFLPNSAAVNPALSIAAQALRVADHIRKSEFQ from the coding sequence ATGGCAAAGCCCGATATCGTCATCATCGGTTCCGGGATCGGCGGCGCCACGATTGCCTCCGGTCTGGCCGGCAGCGGCGCTTCCATCCTGATGCTGGAGCGCGGCGAGCCGTTGCCGTCGACGCCGCACGCGCGCGACACGCGCGCCATCTTCGTTGACGGCCATTACCGGCCGAAGGAAATGTGGCGCGAGGCTGGCGGTGCGTCCTTCAACCCAGGCAACTATTATTACGTCGGCGGCAACTCGAAATTCTTCGGCGCGGTGCTGATCCGTTACCGCAAGGAAGATTTTTCCGACATGGAACACTTTGGCGGCGTCTCGCCCGCATGGCCGTTCTCCTATGACGAATTCGAGCCTTGGTATTCCAGGGCAGAACAGCTTTTCCGGGTGCGCGGCACGCTTGGCGAGGACCCGACCGAGCCGTTCCACTCCATTCCCTATGCCTTCAAGCCGGTGCCTGACGAAGCGCCGATCGCGCGCGCCCGTGCCGAACTCAAGGGGCTGGGCCTGCATCCAGCCTCACTGCCGCTCGGCGTCGACATAGAGACATGGCAGAAGGAGGGCAGGACCGGCTGGGACGCCTTCCCCAACACTGGTCAGGGAAAGATGGACGCCCAGACGGCACCGCTGGCGGCGGCGCTCAAGGACGAGAACATCAAGCTCGAAACCGGCGCCTATGTCGAATGTCTCGAGACAGCCCCGGACGGCAAAACCATCTCGGCCGTTCACTATCGCCAGAACGGCGAGCCGAGGAAGGTCGCGCCGAAGCTGGTGATCCTGTCGGCCGGCGCGGTCAATTCAGCGGTCATCCTGCTGCGCTCGCCCTCACCCGGTAATGGCAAGGGAGGCGGCAAGGGCTTGGCCAACCGCTCCGACCAGGTCGGCCGCAACTTCATGAACCACAATTCGAGCGCCATGCTGGCGATCGATCCGCGCCGCAGGAACGATGCCGTCTACCAGAAGACGCTGATGCTGAACGACTACTATCTCTCGGACGGCAAGGGCGGCAAACCGCTCGGCAATGTCCAGCTTCTCGGCAAGATCGACGGCAACATGCTCAAGGCCAATGTGAAGCGGGTGCCGAAATTCGCGCTCGACTTCATGGCCGGCCATGCCGTCGACTGGTACCTGATGTGCGAGGACCTGCCAGATCCCGAAAGCCGCATCATGGTCGACGGCAAGGACATCGTCATGCAATGGCGACGCTCCAACATGCAGTCGCTGGAAGGCCTGACCAAGGTGATGCGCGAGAATTTCCGCGCCTGCGGTTATCCCCTCGTGCTGTCGCGCCCTTTCGACAAGCGCACGCCCTCGCACCAGTGCGGCACGGTGAAAATGGGCGACGATCCGGCGACGTCGCCGCTCGATCCGTTCTGCCGCGCCTTCGATCACCGGAACCTCTTCGTCGTCGACGCCAGTTTCCTGCCGAACTCAGCCGCCGTGAACCCGGCGCTGTCGATCGCCGCCCAGGCGCTGCGGGTAGCGGACCACATCCGTAAGAGCGAATTTCAATGA
- a CDS encoding ABC transporter ATP-binding protein yields MAFLEIDGLRKRFGQVEILKGINLELEKGGFLVLVGPSGCGKSTLLNTIAGLETITSGDIRVDGRTITDLHPSKRDIAMVFQSYALYPNMTVAGNISFGMEMRGVPADERQKAIDKVAKVLQIGHLLQRKPSQLSGGQRQRVAMGRALVRDPKLFLFDEPLSNLDAKLRVDMRIEIKRLHATTGTTIVYVTHDQIEAMTLATKIAVMRDGEVQQFGTPAEIYNNPANVFVADFMGSPAMNLIPATIDGNGGDLAVVLDREARQPITLPMANAPAGLSAFKGKPVIFGVRPEALTDPEGAERNASQIATADCHIEVVEPAGSDTFAVTNLGGKGVVARLRADANIQPGTNTPLAFNLTKAVFFDPATESRIR; encoded by the coding sequence ATGGCTTTTCTGGAAATTGATGGTCTGAGGAAGCGTTTTGGCCAGGTCGAGATCCTGAAAGGGATTAACCTCGAGCTGGAAAAGGGCGGCTTCCTGGTGCTGGTCGGTCCGTCCGGCTGCGGCAAGTCGACCTTGCTCAACACCATTGCCGGACTGGAGACGATCACCTCTGGCGATATCCGCGTCGATGGTCGCACCATCACCGATCTGCATCCGTCGAAGCGCGACATCGCCATGGTGTTCCAGAGCTACGCGCTCTACCCGAATATGACGGTCGCCGGGAACATCTCCTTCGGCATGGAGATGCGCGGCGTGCCTGCCGACGAACGCCAGAAGGCGATCGACAAGGTGGCCAAGGTGCTGCAGATCGGCCATCTCCTGCAGCGCAAGCCGAGCCAGCTCTCCGGCGGCCAGCGCCAGCGCGTCGCCATGGGCCGGGCACTGGTGCGCGACCCCAAGCTGTTCCTGTTCGACGAGCCGCTGTCCAACCTCGACGCCAAGCTGCGCGTCGACATGCGCATCGAGATCAAGCGCCTGCATGCCACCACCGGCACGACCATCGTCTACGTGACCCACGACCAGATCGAGGCGATGACGCTGGCGACCAAGATCGCCGTCATGCGTGACGGCGAGGTGCAACAGTTCGGCACGCCGGCCGAGATCTACAACAACCCCGCCAACGTCTTCGTCGCCGACTTCATGGGGTCGCCGGCGATGAACCTGATCCCGGCCACCATCGACGGCAACGGCGGCGACCTGGCCGTCGTGCTCGATCGCGAGGCACGCCAGCCGATCACCTTGCCGATGGCCAACGCTCCGGCCGGATTGTCGGCGTTCAAGGGCAAGCCGGTCATCTTCGGCGTTCGCCCGGAGGCGCTCACCGATCCGGAAGGCGCGGAGCGCAACGCCTCGCAAATCGCCACCGCCGATTGCCATATCGAGGTTGTGGAGCCGGCCGGCTCCGACACTTTCGCCGTTACCAATCTCGGCGGCAAGGGCGTGGTGGCGCGGCTGCGCGCCGATGCCAACATCCAGCCGGGCACCAACACGCCGCTCGCCTTCAACCTCACCAAGGCGGTGTTCTTCGATCCGGCGACCGAGAGCCGTATTCGCTGA
- a CDS encoding carbohydrate ABC transporter permease, protein MSAVTAPARQASRGVNVKIVNRIVIYGLLALFALFYLMPLFVMLVTSFKTMDEIQNGNMLALPTAPTFEPWLKAWGETCVGLTCAGIKGYFWNSIKMVVPAVLISTMLGALNGYVLTKWRFRGATLVFGLMLFACFIPFQSVLLPMATILGSLGRFGVTLQNTIGTSFGLGNSTVNLVFVHVVYGIGFTTLFFRNYYEAFPSELVKAAQVDGASFFQIFRRIMLPNSMPIFVVTVIYQFTNIWNDFLFASAYAGTGDAMPMTVALNNVVNTSTGVVEYNVNMAAAMIAALPTLLVYVLAGRYFVRGLMAGAVKG, encoded by the coding sequence ATGAGCGCCGTCACCGCTCCCGCCCGCCAGGCCAGCCGTGGCGTCAACGTCAAGATCGTCAACCGCATCGTCATCTACGGGCTTCTGGCGCTGTTTGCGCTGTTCTATCTGATGCCGCTATTCGTCATGCTGGTGACCTCGTTCAAGACCATGGACGAGATCCAGAATGGCAACATGCTGGCCCTGCCCACGGCGCCGACCTTCGAGCCCTGGCTGAAGGCCTGGGGCGAGACCTGCGTCGGCCTCACCTGCGCCGGCATCAAGGGTTATTTCTGGAATTCCATCAAGATGGTGGTCCCGGCCGTGCTGATCTCGACCATGCTCGGCGCGCTCAATGGCTACGTGCTGACCAAATGGCGTTTTCGCGGCGCAACCCTGGTGTTCGGGCTGATGCTGTTTGCCTGCTTCATTCCGTTTCAGTCGGTGCTGCTGCCGATGGCGACGATCCTCGGCAGCCTCGGACGGTTCGGTGTGACGCTGCAGAACACGATCGGAACCAGCTTCGGCCTCGGCAATTCGACGGTCAACCTGGTCTTCGTTCATGTCGTCTACGGCATCGGTTTCACCACGCTGTTCTTCCGCAACTATTACGAGGCGTTCCCGAGCGAACTGGTCAAGGCCGCGCAAGTGGACGGCGCTTCCTTCTTTCAGATCTTCCGGCGCATCATGCTGCCGAACTCGATGCCGATCTTCGTCGTCACCGTCATCTACCAGTTCACCAACATCTGGAACGACTTCCTGTTCGCCTCCGCCTATGCCGGCACCGGTGACGCGATGCCGATGACGGTGGCCCTCAACAACGTCGTCAACACCTCGACCGGCGTCGTCGAATACAACGTCAACATGGCGGCGGCGATGATCGCCGCGCTGCCCACCCTTCTCGTCTATGTGCTCGCCGGCCGCTATTTCGTGCGCGGTCTGATGGCCGGCGCGGTCAAAGGATAA
- a CDS encoding carbohydrate ABC transporter permease: MSTVATTQIKLTPEHARPRASVRSRLQDALPKIVLAPSFAITIVFVYGFILWTIYLSFTNSKTFPSYAITGGRAYQRLWGWTFDTDPPSSWYTSITNMGIFGFLYILICLALGLFLAILLDQKIRGEGVLRPIYLYPMALSFIVTGVAWKWFLDPGLGLEQTLHQWGWTSFHFDWIKNKDFVIYTVVIAGVWQASGFIMAMFLAGLRGIDGEIMKAAQIDGATTFQLYRRIVIPLLRPIFLSAFIVLAHLAIKSYDLVVALTSGGPGGSAWLPSNFMYEYTFKRNEMAVGSASAVIMLMTIVAIIVPYLYSELREKSR, translated from the coding sequence ATGAGCACAGTCGCGACAACCCAGATCAAGCTGACGCCGGAGCATGCCCGCCCGCGCGCCTCCGTGCGCTCGCGCCTGCAGGATGCCTTGCCGAAAATCGTGCTGGCGCCGAGCTTCGCCATCACCATCGTTTTCGTCTACGGCTTCATCCTGTGGACGATCTATCTGTCCTTCACCAACTCCAAGACCTTCCCGTCCTACGCCATAACGGGCGGGCGCGCCTATCAGCGACTGTGGGGCTGGACCTTCGACACCGACCCGCCATCGAGCTGGTACACGTCGATCACAAATATGGGCATTTTCGGTTTTCTCTACATCTTGATCTGCCTGGCGCTCGGCCTGTTCCTGGCCATCCTGCTCGACCAGAAGATCCGCGGCGAAGGCGTTTTGCGTCCCATCTATCTCTACCCGATGGCGCTCTCCTTCATCGTCACCGGCGTCGCCTGGAAATGGTTCCTCGACCCCGGCCTCGGTCTTGAGCAGACGCTGCATCAATGGGGCTGGACGAGCTTCCATTTCGACTGGATCAAGAACAAGGATTTCGTCATCTACACGGTGGTCATCGCCGGCGTCTGGCAGGCTTCCGGCTTCATCATGGCGATGTTCCTGGCCGGCCTGCGCGGCATCGACGGCGAGATCATGAAAGCGGCGCAGATCGACGGCGCCACCACCTTCCAGCTCTATCGCCGCATCGTCATTCCGCTCTTGCGGCCGATCTTCCTGTCGGCCTTCATCGTGCTCGCGCACCTTGCCATCAAATCCTACGATCTGGTGGTGGCTCTGACCAGCGGCGGTCCCGGCGGCTCGGCCTGGCTGCCGTCCAACTTCATGTATGAATACACCTTCAAGCGCAACGAAATGGCCGTCGGTTCGGCAAGTGCGGTGATCATGTTGATGACCATCGTCGCCATCATCGTGCCCTACCTCTATTCGGAACTTAGGGAGAAGTCGCGATGA
- a CDS encoding ABC transporter substrate-binding protein, which translates to MLRKLLIGTALATSFVFSAHAADVKEVQMLHWWTSGGEAAALNVLKQDLAKEGYAWKDVPVAGGGGDAAMTALKAMVAAGNYPTASQMLGYTVLDYAAAGVMGDLTETAKKEGWDKSVPTALQKFAVYDGKWVAAPVNVHSVNWLWINKAVMDKIGGTEPKTFDDFVALLDKAKAAGVTPLALGGQNWQEATMFDSVVLSTGGPEFYKKAMNDLDDASLKSDTMKKSFDNLAKLVTYVDPNFSGRDWNLATAMVIKGDALVQVMGDWAKGEFHAAKKTPGTDFLCYRFPGTDGSVIYNSDMFGMFNVPEDRKAAQIALATATLSKSFQSAFNVVKGSVPARTDVPDTDFDACGKKGIADLKKANEGGTLFGSLAQGYGAPPAVANAYKDVVSKFVHGQIKTSDEAVTELVKAIDDAK; encoded by the coding sequence ATGTTGCGCAAACTGCTTATCGGAACGGCTCTTGCGACAAGCTTTGTGTTCTCGGCCCACGCCGCGGACGTCAAGGAAGTGCAGATGCTGCATTGGTGGACGTCGGGCGGCGAAGCGGCGGCCCTCAACGTGCTCAAGCAGGATCTGGCCAAGGAAGGCTATGCCTGGAAGGACGTGCCGGTGGCCGGCGGCGGCGGCGATGCCGCCATGACCGCGCTGAAGGCGATGGTCGCGGCCGGCAACTATCCGACCGCCTCGCAGATGCTCGGCTACACCGTGCTCGACTATGCCGCGGCCGGCGTCATGGGCGACCTCACCGAGACGGCCAAGAAGGAAGGTTGGGACAAATCGGTTCCGACCGCCCTGCAGAAATTCGCCGTCTATGACGGCAAGTGGGTCGCCGCTCCGGTCAACGTCCACTCCGTCAACTGGCTGTGGATCAACAAGGCGGTGATGGACAAGATCGGCGGCACCGAGCCGAAGACCTTCGACGACTTCGTGGCATTGCTCGACAAGGCCAAGGCGGCCGGTGTCACTCCGCTCGCGCTTGGCGGCCAGAACTGGCAGGAAGCCACCATGTTCGATTCCGTCGTGTTGTCGACCGGCGGGCCGGAATTCTACAAGAAGGCGATGAACGACCTCGACGACGCGTCGCTTAAGTCCGACACGATGAAGAAGTCGTTCGACAATCTCGCCAAGCTCGTCACCTATGTCGACCCGAACTTCTCGGGCCGCGACTGGAACCTCGCCACCGCCATGGTCATCAAGGGCGATGCGCTGGTGCAGGTCATGGGCGACTGGGCCAAGGGCGAGTTCCACGCCGCCAAAAAGACCCCGGGCACCGACTTCCTCTGCTACCGCTTCCCGGGCACCGACGGCTCGGTGATCTACAACTCCGACATGTTCGGCATGTTCAACGTTCCGGAGGACCGCAAGGCCGCCCAGATCGCTCTGGCCACCGCCACTTTGTCGAAGAGCTTCCAGTCGGCCTTCAACGTCGTCAAGGGTTCGGTTCCGGCCCGGACCGACGTGCCAGACACCGACTTCGACGCTTGCGGCAAGAAGGGTATCGCCGACCTGAAGAAGGCCAACGAAGGCGGCACGCTGTTCGGCTCGCTCGCCCAGGGCTATGGCGCGCCTCCGGCGGTCGCCAATGCCTACAAGGACGTCGTCTCCAAATTCGTCCACGGTCAGATCAAGACCTCGGACGAGGCGGTGACCGAACTGGTCAAGGCGATCGACGACGCCAAGTAA
- a CDS encoding aldehyde dehydrogenase family protein produces MNAPLKISMPAEASAAPKAYKLLIDGKHVDARDGRMLKRKSPGHGFTVSHYAQAGAAEVEAAMQAAHRAFETGPWPRMKAAERAAILLKTADLIEARLEDIARLDALESGKPIAQARGEIGGAVDIWRYAASLARTLHGESYANLGDAMLGVVLREPIGVVSIITPWNFPFLIVSQKLPFALAAGCTAVVKPSEMTSASTFLLGDILLEAGVPAGVVNILAGLGADVGAPMVSHPLVEMVSFTGSTRVGKMTMAAASNSLKKVSMELGGKNGQIVFPDADLEAAADAAVFGGFFNAGECCNAGSRLIVHEAIADDFLAAVKALTAKVTVGDPLDDRTKVGAMISSDHLAKVTDYVAAAASDGGSIFSGGRQLPSNAGQYLDPTILRDVTENMAVAREEVFGPVLSVLTFESIEKALHIANNTPYGLSAGVWSASIDTCMSVARGVRSGTVWVNTFMEGYPELPFGGYKQSGLGRELGKRAVEDYTEEKTIQFHRGQRTGWWVG; encoded by the coding sequence ATGAATGCACCTCTCAAGATTTCCATGCCTGCCGAGGCCTCCGCGGCCCCCAAGGCATACAAGCTGCTGATCGACGGCAAGCACGTCGATGCCCGCGATGGCCGCATGCTGAAACGCAAGAGCCCCGGTCACGGCTTCACCGTTTCACACTATGCGCAGGCAGGTGCCGCCGAAGTGGAAGCCGCGATGCAGGCGGCGCACAGGGCGTTCGAGACCGGTCCCTGGCCGCGCATGAAGGCGGCCGAGCGTGCCGCGATCCTGCTCAAGACGGCCGACCTGATCGAGGCCCGGCTGGAAGACATAGCGCGGCTCGATGCACTGGAATCCGGCAAGCCGATCGCCCAAGCGCGCGGCGAGATCGGCGGCGCCGTCGACATCTGGCGCTATGCAGCTTCGCTCGCCCGAACGTTGCACGGCGAAAGCTACGCCAATCTCGGCGACGCCATGCTGGGCGTCGTGCTGCGCGAGCCGATCGGTGTCGTCTCGATCATCACGCCGTGGAACTTCCCGTTCCTCATCGTCAGCCAGAAATTGCCTTTCGCGCTCGCAGCCGGCTGCACGGCGGTGGTCAAGCCGAGCGAGATGACCTCGGCCTCGACCTTCCTGCTTGGCGACATCCTGCTCGAAGCCGGCGTTCCCGCGGGCGTCGTCAACATCCTCGCCGGCCTCGGCGCCGATGTCGGCGCGCCGATGGTCAGCCATCCCCTGGTCGAGATGGTTTCGTTCACCGGTTCCACCCGCGTCGGCAAGATGACCATGGCGGCGGCCTCGAATTCCCTGAAGAAGGTCTCGATGGAGCTCGGCGGCAAGAACGGCCAGATCGTGTTCCCCGATGCCGATCTCGAGGCGGCCGCCGACGCGGCGGTGTTCGGCGGCTTCTTCAATGCCGGCGAATGCTGCAATGCCGGCAGCCGGCTGATCGTGCACGAGGCGATCGCCGATGATTTCCTGGCCGCTGTGAAGGCATTGACCGCCAAGGTAACGGTGGGCGATCCGCTCGATGACAGGACCAAGGTCGGCGCGATGATTTCGTCCGACCATCTTGCCAAGGTGACCGATTACGTGGCGGCGGCCGCGAGTGACGGCGGCAGCATCTTCAGCGGCGGTCGGCAGCTCCCCTCCAATGCCGGCCAATATCTCGATCCGACGATCTTGCGCGACGTCACCGAAAACATGGCCGTCGCCCGCGAGGAAGTGTTCGGGCCGGTGCTCTCGGTGCTGACCTTTGAATCGATTGAGAAGGCGTTGCACATCGCCAACAACACGCCCTATGGTCTGTCGGCGGGTGTGTGGAGCGCCAGCATCGACACCTGCATGTCGGTGGCGCGGGGCGTGCGTTCGGGGACGGTCTGGGTGAACACGTTCATGGAAGGTTATCCAGAACTGCCGTTCGGCGGCTATAAGCAATCGGGCTTGGGCCGCGAACTCGGCAAGCGCGCCGTCGAGGACTATACCGAGGAAAAGACAATCCAGTTTCATCGCGGCCAGCGCACCGGTTGGTGGGTCGGCTGA
- a CDS encoding enoyl-CoA hydratase/isomerase family protein, with the protein MAERLVTFEQDGAIGIVTLRRPEKFNALDIPMLRALEAALDEAESAEDVRVVLIRGEGKGFCAGGDVEAWGGMNAADFQVQWVRYGHRVFDRLARLRQPTIAVLSGHALGGGLELAVACDFRVAETQVKLGFPETSIGVVPGWSGTQRAVRRFGAQTVRRMALGGEIFLAAEALALGIVDRVVETGKASDEAKTWAEKIAERGPLATEAAKLMIAVAEGEESAAATEALASGFIALTSDLKAGVGSFKTKQKPVFSRS; encoded by the coding sequence ATGGCTGAGCGCCTCGTCACCTTCGAGCAGGATGGCGCGATCGGCATCGTCACCTTGCGCCGGCCCGAAAAGTTCAACGCGCTCGACATTCCGATGCTGCGCGCGCTGGAAGCGGCGCTCGATGAGGCGGAAAGCGCCGAGGATGTGCGCGTCGTGCTCATACGCGGCGAAGGCAAGGGTTTTTGCGCCGGCGGCGATGTCGAGGCCTGGGGCGGCATGAACGCCGCCGATTTCCAGGTGCAATGGGTGCGCTACGGCCACCGTGTCTTCGACCGGCTGGCCAGGCTCCGGCAGCCGACCATCGCCGTGCTGTCGGGCCATGCGCTCGGCGGCGGGCTGGAACTGGCTGTCGCTTGTGATTTTCGCGTCGCGGAAACGCAGGTGAAGCTCGGCTTCCCCGAAACCTCGATCGGCGTTGTCCCCGGCTGGTCCGGCACGCAGCGCGCCGTGCGTCGCTTCGGCGCCCAGACGGTGCGTCGCATGGCGCTTGGCGGCGAGATTTTTCTGGCGGCGGAAGCACTTGCGCTGGGTATCGTCGATCGCGTCGTCGAAACCGGCAAAGCGTCGGATGAAGCCAAGACATGGGCTGAAAAAATCGCCGAACGCGGACCGCTGGCGACCGAAGCCGCCAAGCTGATGATCGCGGTGGCGGAAGGCGAGGAAAGTGCAGCTGCAACGGAAGCCTTGGCCAGCGGCTTCATAGCGCTAACCAGCGATCTCAAGGCCGGTGTCGGCTCCTTCAAGACCAAGCAGAAGCCCGTGTTTTCGCGTTCCTAG
- a CDS encoding acyl CoA:acetate/3-ketoacid CoA transferase — translation MSKVVSPAQAASLIKDGMVVSVSSSSGLGCPDAVLAAIGERFDSEGHPKDITTLHPIAAGDMYGIKGIDHLAKPGLLKRTLCGSYPSGPSSAEPPRIWKMIGDNSVAAYNVPSGILFDMHREAAAKRPGVLTKVGLDTFADPRHQGCAMNAAAGEPIVSVQQFDGEEWLYFRAIVPQVSIIRATTADERGNLTYEHEGAYLGGLEQALAARNNGGIVIAQVKRVVENGTLKPHDVRVPGVLVDHIVVAPDQLQTTLTPYDPAISGEIFRPLSSFRNAEMNVQKVIARRVAMELRDGMAVNIGFGISANVPRILLEEGQHGKVTWVIEQGAVGGVPLLDFKFGCASNAEAIMPSPHQFIYFQAGGFDASLLSFLQIDRHGSVNVSKLSARPHVTAGAGGFVDITSRAKKIVFSGFFNAGAKLSLANGGIRIDAEGKVKKVVEAVEHISFSGKRAVAQGQDITYVTERCVMKLTSDGLMVTELAPGIDLERDVLGQAEIPLNVANDLKVTPAVLYQDRPIGLSLNGGASLGGAHG, via the coding sequence TTGAGCAAGGTCGTTTCACCGGCGCAGGCAGCCAGCCTGATCAAGGACGGCATGGTCGTCTCGGTGTCCTCGTCGAGCGGCCTCGGCTGTCCGGATGCCGTGCTCGCCGCCATCGGCGAACGCTTCGACAGCGAGGGCCATCCCAAGGACATCACCACGCTACACCCGATCGCCGCCGGCGACATGTATGGCATCAAGGGCATCGATCATCTGGCCAAGCCGGGCCTTTTGAAGCGTACGCTGTGCGGCTCCTATCCGTCCGGCCCCTCCTCCGCCGAGCCGCCGCGGATCTGGAAGATGATCGGCGACAATTCAGTTGCCGCCTATAACGTGCCATCCGGCATCCTGTTCGACATGCACCGCGAAGCCGCCGCCAAGCGGCCGGGCGTGCTGACCAAGGTCGGCCTCGACACTTTCGCCGACCCGCGCCACCAGGGTTGCGCCATGAACGCCGCCGCCGGCGAGCCGATCGTGTCGGTGCAGCAATTCGACGGCGAGGAATGGCTCTATTTCCGCGCCATTGTGCCCCAGGTCTCGATCATCCGCGCCACCACGGCGGACGAGCGCGGTAACCTGACCTATGAGCACGAGGGCGCCTATCTCGGCGGCCTGGAACAGGCGCTCGCCGCCCGCAACAATGGCGGCATCGTCATCGCGCAGGTCAAGCGCGTCGTCGAGAATGGCACGCTGAAGCCGCATGATGTGCGCGTGCCCGGCGTGCTGGTCGACCATATCGTCGTCGCGCCGGACCAATTGCAGACGACGCTGACGCCTTACGATCCGGCGATTTCTGGTGAAATCTTCCGGCCGCTGTCGAGCTTCCGCAATGCCGAGATGAACGTTCAGAAGGTGATCGCGCGCCGTGTCGCCATGGAGCTCCGCGACGGCATGGCCGTCAACATCGGCTTCGGCATCTCGGCCAACGTGCCGCGCATCCTTCTGGAAGAAGGCCAGCACGGCAAGGTCACCTGGGTGATCGAACAGGGCGCAGTCGGCGGCGTGCCGCTTCTCGACTTCAAGTTCGGCTGCGCCTCCAATGCCGAGGCGATCATGCCCTCGCCGCACCAGTTCATCTATTTCCAGGCCGGCGGCTTCGACGCTTCGCTGCTCTCCTTCCTGCAGATCGACCGCCACGGCTCGGTCAACGTGTCGAAGCTTTCGGCGCGGCCGCACGTCACCGCCGGGGCCGGCGGCTTCGTCGACATCACCTCGCGGGCGAAGAAGATCGTCTTTTCCGGCTTCTTCAATGCCGGGGCCAAGCTGTCGCTCGCCAATGGCGGCATCCGCATCGATGCGGAAGGCAAGGTCAAGAAAGTCGTCGAGGCGGTCGAGCACATCTCCTTCTCCGGCAAGCGCGCGGTCGCGCAAGGACAGGACATCACCTACGTCACCGAGCGCTGCGTCATGAAGCTGACATCAGATGGGCTGATGGTGACGGAACTGGCGCCGGGCATCGACCTCGAGCGCGATGTGCTTGGTCAAGCCGAGATCCCGCTCAATGTAGCCAACGACCTCAAGGTCACGCCGGCCGTGCTCTACCAGGATCGGCCGATCGGCCTGTCGCTCAATGGTGGCGCGTCGCTCGGAGGCGCGCATGGCTGA